The following are encoded together in the Vibrio zhugei genome:
- a CDS encoding ABC transporter ATP-binding protein, with product MTKNNHGKHTSGAFSLLIGYVFQDKPLLYKALTLVVFATALDVVGPMISKVFIDNFIIPDTYPKWPVIGITLLYVLSIVLSTLLKYQQTLKFVDLALNAVLDIRKRAFHHVLSLPMAYFDYARTGQLVSRITNDTESIKDVYVQFLSNVVSNVIMLFGILVAMAILDVQLMLVALALMPAVALIIYIYQRLSGDVVAESRQLRSDINATISESIGGMAVIQSTNQQDPKLKQFNRINDRHYRTRLKTMTIASFLLRPAINLMSVVVTAAIVWFFGIKVVQGVTEIGVLYAYLNYLGRFTQPLMEIAQQFSLYQQAMVAGSRVNTLLSEPTLLENPDSHAQLTQGHITLNQVSFGYNPDKPVLKDINIDIPAGQFFAVVGHTGSGKSTLLSLLLNFYQPQTGSVRIEGHPLQEFSHDMLRQGVGFIPQDPFILSASIFENISMGREFTQQQVEVAAREAHLHEVIVAMPDGYQTHLGEGGSRLSTGQRQQLIIARALVASPKILLLDEATANVDSETEQVVQKALNNLYGRVTMIVVAHRLSTIRNADTILVLDDGELIEQGDHQALMAIEHGRYRAMYELQQQEQKVALAAG from the coding sequence ATGACGAAGAATAATCATGGAAAACACACTTCCGGAGCGTTTAGCTTACTGATCGGCTATGTGTTTCAAGACAAACCCCTATTATATAAAGCATTAACACTGGTGGTATTTGCCACCGCGCTGGATGTGGTTGGCCCAATGATATCCAAAGTATTTATTGATAATTTTATCATCCCCGACACCTACCCCAAATGGCCGGTGATTGGCATTACGCTGCTGTATGTATTGAGCATTGTGCTGTCCACTCTGCTCAAATATCAGCAAACTCTGAAGTTTGTCGATTTAGCGCTGAATGCGGTATTGGATATTCGTAAGCGGGCATTTCATCACGTGTTAAGTTTGCCGATGGCCTATTTTGATTATGCGCGTACCGGCCAATTAGTCAGTCGCATCACCAATGACACTGAATCGATCAAAGATGTGTATGTGCAATTTCTCTCCAACGTTGTCTCCAACGTCATCATGCTATTTGGTATTTTAGTTGCCATGGCCATCTTGGATGTACAGCTCATGCTGGTTGCTTTAGCGTTAATGCCAGCCGTGGCTTTGATCATTTATATCTATCAACGCTTAAGTGGGGACGTCGTCGCAGAAAGCCGTCAACTCCGTTCCGATATCAACGCGACCATTAGCGAATCGATTGGCGGTATGGCGGTGATTCAATCGACCAATCAACAAGATCCTAAACTCAAACAATTCAATCGTATTAACGATCGTCACTATCGCACCCGCTTGAAAACCATGACCATCGCCAGCTTCTTATTGCGACCCGCCATCAACCTCATGAGTGTGGTGGTGACGGCTGCGATTGTCTGGTTTTTTGGTATCAAAGTCGTGCAAGGAGTGACGGAAATTGGGGTGTTGTACGCCTATCTCAATTATCTCGGCCGATTTACTCAACCTCTGATGGAGATCGCGCAGCAGTTCAGTTTGTATCAACAAGCGATGGTCGCAGGCAGCCGTGTCAACACCCTGCTTAGCGAGCCGACGCTGCTAGAAAATCCTGACTCGCATGCTCAACTGACTCAGGGACACATCACTCTTAATCAGGTGTCCTTTGGCTATAACCCGGATAAGCCCGTACTTAAAGATATCAATATCGACATTCCTGCTGGGCAATTTTTTGCCGTGGTCGGGCATACGGGCAGCGGTAAAAGTACCTTACTTAGCTTGTTGTTGAATTTTTATCAGCCACAAACGGGCAGTGTTCGAATCGAAGGTCACCCGTTGCAAGAATTCAGTCATGACATGCTAAGACAAGGAGTGGGATTTATTCCCCAAGATCCGTTTATTCTCTCTGCGAGCATTTTCGAGAATATTTCCATGGGAAGAGAATTTACTCAGCAACAAGTCGAAGTCGCCGCTCGAGAAGCACACTTGCATGAGGTGATTGTCGCCATGCCTGATGGCTACCAAACCCATCTTGGTGAGGGAGGATCGCGCCTCTCTACCGGTCAGCGACAACAGTTAATCATCGCACGTGCGCTGGTCGCCTCTCCGAAAATTTTATTACTCGACGAAGCCACCGCCAACGTCGATAGTGAAACCGAACAAGTGGTACAAAAGGCGTTAAATAATTTGTATGGTCGCGTCACGATGATTGTCGTGGCACATCGCCTGTCAACCATTCGAAATGCGGATACCATTCTCGTATTAGACGATGGAGAGCTGATTGAACAAGGGGATCACCAAGCTTTGATGGCGATTGAACACGGTCGTTACCGGGCGATGTATGAACTGCAACAGCAAGAGCAAAAAGTCGCGTTAGCGGCGGGGTAA
- the rlmB gene encoding 23S rRNA (guanosine(2251)-2'-O)-methyltransferase RlmB, with the protein MSNELIYGIHAIKAVLERDPARFIEAYVLKGRQDDRLLPVLNELTSIGVSIQEMNRKTLDDRAKGANHQGVIAKVKPAKVLNENDLDTILATQPSPLLLVLDGVTDPHNLGACLRNADAAGVAAVIVPKDKSAPLNATVSKVACGAAETVPLIRVTNLARTMRALQEQGVWFVGTAGEATHDVYQTDLTGSLAIVMGAEGDGMRRLTRETCDDLIKIPMAGTVSSLNVSVATGVCLFEAVRQRSA; encoded by the coding sequence ATGAGTAACGAACTGATTTATGGTATCCATGCCATTAAAGCGGTATTAGAGCGTGATCCCGCACGTTTTATTGAAGCATATGTTTTAAAAGGCCGTCAGGATGATCGTCTATTACCCGTACTAAATGAGCTCACAAGTATTGGTGTCTCGATTCAAGAAATGAATCGTAAGACACTTGATGATCGTGCCAAAGGCGCGAATCACCAAGGCGTTATTGCAAAAGTGAAGCCGGCGAAGGTATTGAATGAAAACGACTTAGATACCATTCTAGCGACGCAGCCGTCCCCTTTACTGTTAGTTCTCGATGGCGTTACCGATCCACACAACCTCGGTGCTTGCCTGCGTAATGCGGATGCAGCAGGGGTTGCAGCCGTCATTGTACCGAAAGATAAATCAGCGCCATTGAATGCGACCGTCAGCAAAGTTGCCTGTGGCGCAGCTGAGACGGTTCCTTTGATTCGTGTCACCAATCTCGCTCGGACAATGCGCGCCTTACAAGAGCAGGGTGTGTGGTTTGTCGGAACCGCTGGTGAAGCGACACACGATGTGTACCAGACTGACTTAACTGGGTCTTTAGCCATCGTTATGGGGGCAGAAGGCGACGGTATGCGTCGGCTGACTCGTGAAACGTGTGATGACTTGATTAAGATCCCGATGGCGGGCACGGTATCAAGCTTAAATGTCTCCGTTGCCACGGGTGTGTGCTTATTTGAAGCGGTACGTCAACGCTCAGCGTAG
- the rpsJ gene encoding 30S ribosomal protein S10 codes for MQNQRIRIRLKAFDYKLIDASTAEIVETAKRTGAQVRGPIPLPTRKERFTVLTSPHVNKDARDQYEIRTHKRLIDIVEPTDKTVDALMRLDLAAGVDVQISLG; via the coding sequence ATGCAGAACCAACGCATCCGTATCCGCTTGAAAGCTTTCGATTACAAACTAATCGACGCTTCTACCGCGGAAATCGTTGAAACAGCTAAACGTACCGGCGCACAGGTTCGTGGTCCTATTCCACTGCCTACTCGTAAAGAGCGTTTCACTGTTCTTACTTCTCCACACGTAAACAAAGATGCGCGTGACCAGTACGAAATCCGTACTCACAAGCGTCTGATCGACATCGTTGAACCGACTGACAAGACTGTTGATGCTCTGATGCGTCTTGATCTTGCTGCTGGTGTAGATGTTCAAATCAGCCTAGGTTAA
- the rnr gene encoding ribonuclease R, with product MSEKTNQDPFAERESQNYENPIPSREYILEFLRQANVPMNRNDLFAALELQGEDHYEGLRRRLRAMERDGQLVFTRRQCYVLPEKLELVKGYVIGHRDGFGWVRPEGSIGKDNDILLPHHQMKTIIHGDYVLVQPSGTDKRGRKEGRLIRILEARNGQIVGRFFFEQGCSYVVPDDSRIHQDILIPDEKRAGARMGNVVVIEITDRGARNRSMMGKVVEVLGENMAPGMETQIAIHTHQIPCEWPEEVTKQIAHLGEEVPEEAKKGRVDLRDLPLVTIDGEDARDFDDAVYCEAKKGGGWRLWVAIADVSYYVRPGTALDKEAINRGNSVYFPSQVVPMLPEVLSNGLCSLNPQVDRLCMVCEMTISEAGKLSGYKHYEAVMNSHARLTYNKVSHILQGDEDLRERYQSVVPHLEELYRMYGVLKKARDARGAIEFETVETKFIFNAERKIDRIEPVVRNDAHKIIEECMILANIASASLVEKAKEPALYRIHESPGEQRLVGFRDFLSELGLNLAGGLEPSPTDYADLMHQIGERPDKELIQTMLLRSMKQAVYNADNCGHFGLALKRYAHFTSPIRRYPDLLLHRAIKYLIAKEKGQNQDRWTPTGGYHYSFDDMDFYGEQCSTTERRADDATRDVSDWLKCEYMQDHVGEVLDGVIANVTGFGFFVRLSELHIDGLVHISSLANDYYHFDPVGQRLKGESFGAIYRLGDSVKVKVQAVNLDDRQIDFALEGTERKARGEGKTAKKRVAEAKAKAKNKKVASKGKAVPAVEPPKRPEDNAERKRKKTKASKARKNKARSKPAKQAKK from the coding sequence ATGTCAGAGAAGACCAATCAAGACCCATTTGCTGAGCGCGAATCGCAGAATTACGAGAACCCTATTCCAAGTCGAGAATACATTCTTGAATTCTTAAGACAGGCGAACGTTCCCATGAACCGCAACGATCTCTTTGCCGCATTAGAGCTGCAAGGGGAAGATCATTACGAAGGTTTACGCCGTCGTTTACGCGCCATGGAGCGTGATGGGCAACTGGTGTTCACTCGTCGCCAGTGTTACGTCTTACCAGAAAAACTCGAGCTGGTTAAAGGCTATGTCATCGGACATCGTGATGGTTTTGGCTGGGTACGTCCTGAGGGCAGCATTGGTAAAGACAACGACATTCTACTGCCGCACCACCAAATGAAAACCATTATCCATGGCGATTATGTTTTGGTTCAGCCATCAGGAACGGATAAACGAGGTCGTAAAGAAGGTCGCTTGATTCGAATTTTGGAAGCCAGAAATGGACAAATTGTTGGACGTTTCTTCTTCGAACAAGGCTGCTCATATGTTGTGCCAGATGATTCACGTATCCATCAGGATATTTTGATCCCCGATGAGAAACGCGCGGGTGCGCGTATGGGCAATGTGGTGGTGATAGAGATCACCGATCGTGGTGCACGTAATCGCAGCATGATGGGGAAAGTTGTGGAAGTGCTTGGCGAAAATATGGCGCCAGGGATGGAAACTCAAATTGCGATTCATACCCATCAGATTCCGTGTGAATGGCCCGAGGAAGTGACCAAGCAAATCGCCCATCTTGGTGAAGAGGTTCCGGAAGAGGCGAAGAAAGGCCGAGTAGATTTACGTGATTTACCCTTAGTCACGATTGATGGTGAAGATGCGCGCGATTTTGATGATGCGGTGTATTGTGAAGCGAAAAAAGGCGGTGGCTGGCGCTTATGGGTCGCCATCGCTGACGTGAGTTATTATGTTCGTCCTGGGACGGCACTTGATAAAGAAGCGATCAACCGGGGTAACTCAGTGTATTTCCCTTCACAAGTGGTCCCTATGTTGCCTGAAGTGTTATCCAATGGCTTATGTTCATTGAATCCGCAGGTCGACCGTTTGTGTATGGTGTGCGAAATGACCATCTCTGAAGCGGGCAAACTTTCTGGTTATAAGCATTACGAAGCCGTCATGAATTCTCATGCACGCCTGACGTACAACAAAGTGTCGCACATCTTGCAAGGTGATGAAGACCTGCGTGAGCGCTATCAATCGGTTGTGCCTCACTTAGAAGAGCTCTACCGTATGTACGGTGTGTTGAAAAAAGCCCGAGATGCTCGCGGTGCGATTGAATTTGAAACGGTCGAAACGAAATTTATTTTTAATGCTGAGCGTAAAATTGATCGTATCGAGCCCGTGGTTCGTAACGATGCGCATAAGATCATCGAAGAATGCATGATTTTAGCCAATATCGCGTCTGCCTCTCTCGTCGAAAAAGCCAAAGAACCGGCGTTATATCGAATTCATGAATCTCCCGGAGAGCAACGCTTGGTCGGGTTCCGTGACTTTTTGAGCGAGCTAGGACTGAACTTGGCGGGAGGCTTGGAGCCATCGCCAACCGATTATGCGGACTTAATGCATCAAATTGGCGAACGTCCAGATAAAGAATTGATCCAAACGATGCTGCTGCGCTCAATGAAGCAAGCGGTGTATAATGCCGACAATTGTGGACACTTTGGATTGGCGTTGAAACGGTACGCGCACTTTACTTCGCCGATTCGTCGTTACCCTGATCTCTTATTGCACCGTGCTATCAAATATCTGATTGCCAAGGAAAAGGGACAGAACCAAGACCGTTGGACGCCAACAGGCGGGTATCATTACTCATTTGATGATATGGACTTCTATGGGGAACAGTGTTCAACAACAGAGCGCCGTGCTGACGACGCCACTCGCGATGTGTCCGATTGGCTGAAATGTGAATACATGCAAGACCACGTCGGTGAAGTTCTTGATGGGGTGATTGCCAATGTGACAGGATTTGGCTTTTTCGTCCGTTTGTCTGAACTCCATATTGATGGCTTAGTGCATATCTCGTCACTGGCGAACGATTACTATCATTTTGATCCAGTAGGACAGCGACTAAAAGGTGAGTCATTTGGTGCCATTTATCGCTTAGGGGATAGTGTCAAAGTGAAAGTCCAAGCGGTGAACCTCGATGACCGCCAAATTGATTTCGCGCTGGAAGGCACGGAACGTAAAGCGCGAGGCGAGGGGAAAACCGCGAAGAAACGGGTGGCGGAAGCCAAAGCCAAAGCGAAAAATAAGAAAGTCGCTTCTAAAGGTAAAGCGGTACCGGCAGTCGAGCCACCAAAGCGCCCAGAAGATAACGCCGAACGTAAGCGTAAAAAAACGAAAGCCTCAAAAGCTCGAAAAAATAAAGCCCGCAGTAAGCCGGCAAAGCAAGCAAAGAAATAG
- the rplC gene encoding 50S ribosomal protein L3, which translates to MIGLVGRKVGMTRVFTEEGVSIPVTVVEVEANRVTQVKSLETDGYAAIQITAGDKKASRVSKPEAGHFAKAGVEAGRGLWEFRLENGEEFEVGAELTVELFNEIKKVDVTGSSKGKGFQGAVKRWNFRTQDATHGNSLSHRAPGSIGQCQTPGRVFKGKKMAGQMGNERVTTQNLEIVRVDAERNLLLIRGAVPGSTGGNVIVKPAVKA; encoded by the coding sequence ATGATTGGTCTAGTCGGACGTAAAGTGGGTATGACCCGCGTATTTACTGAAGAAGGCGTTTCTATCCCAGTAACAGTAGTTGAGGTTGAAGCGAACCGTGTAACTCAAGTGAAATCACTTGAAACAGATGGTTATGCAGCAATCCAAATTACTGCTGGTGATAAGAAAGCTAGCCGCGTATCTAAGCCTGAAGCTGGTCACTTTGCGAAAGCAGGTGTTGAAGCTGGCCGCGGTCTTTGGGAATTCCGTTTAGAAAACGGTGAAGAGTTCGAAGTTGGTGCTGAACTGACTGTTGAACTGTTCAATGAAATTAAAAAAGTAGACGTTACTGGTTCATCTAAAGGTAAAGGTTTCCAAGGCGCTGTTAAGCGTTGGAACTTCCGTACTCAAGATGCGACTCACGGTAACTCCTTGTCTCACCGCGCTCCTGGTTCTATCGGTCAATGTCAGACTCCAGGTCGTGTATTTAAAGGCAAGAAAATGGCAGGTCAAATGGGTAATGAGCGTGTAACGACTCAAAACCTAGAGATCGTACGTGTTGACGCTGAGCGTAACTTACTTCTTATCAGAGGTGCAGTTCCAGGCTCAACAGGCGGTAACGTGATCGTAAAACCAGCTGTAAAAGCATAA
- the rplD gene encoding 50S ribosomal protein L4 yields MELMVKGADALTVSETTFGREFNEALVHQVVVAYAAGARQGTRAQKTRSEVSGGGAKPWRQKGTGRARAGTIRSPIWRTGGVTFAAKPQDHSQKVNKKMYRGAMKSILSELVRQERLIVVDNFTVEAPKTKELVAKLKEHELNDVLVVTGEVDENLFLAARNLYKVDVRDVSGIDPVSLIAFDKVLMTASAVKQVEEMLA; encoded by the coding sequence ATGGAATTGATGGTTAAAGGTGCTGATGCACTAACTGTTTCCGAAACTACTTTCGGACGTGAGTTCAACGAAGCTCTTGTACACCAAGTAGTTGTTGCGTATGCAGCAGGTGCTCGTCAAGGTACTCGTGCTCAAAAGACACGTTCAGAAGTTTCTGGCGGCGGCGCTAAGCCATGGCGTCAAAAAGGTACTGGCCGTGCTCGTGCTGGTACAATCCGTAGCCCGATCTGGCGTACAGGTGGTGTTACTTTTGCTGCGAAACCACAAGATCACAGCCAAAAAGTAAACAAAAAAATGTACCGCGGTGCTATGAAGAGCATTCTTTCTGAGTTGGTTCGTCAAGAGCGTTTAATCGTTGTTGATAACTTCACAGTAGAAGCTCCAAAAACTAAAGAGCTAGTAGCTAAGCTTAAAGAACATGAGCTTAACGACGTTCTTGTCGTTACTGGCGAAGTAGACGAGAATCTATTCTTAGCTGCTCGTAACCTTTACAAAGTTGACGTGCGTGACGTTTCTGGTATCGATCCGGTAAGCCTAATCGCATTTGACAAGGTTCTAATGACTGCGTCTGCAGTTAAGCAAGTTGAGGAGATGCTGGCATGA
- a CDS encoding ABC transporter ATP-binding protein, translated as MLLFQRLGWFFRRYWHTYSLALTMLFIVGLLNMAIPWVIGRSVDQILATHSMDNTRHYLIILLLCGIAIYLLRYGWRRLLFGTSFHLANLFRRQFYQRLTKQGQAFYSAHSTGDLMARATNDIDAVESAAGEGILSGFDGMSTFILVVIMMFVFIDWRLATVALIPFPFMGVFFYRLSSTIHHQFRDTLDKFSTLNEQTQQAIVGVRMIKAMGREEIEKQQFDHIAEQAAHSNYHVERSEAKFDPVIQVSLGSSMLLTLLMGGWLIHQDQLTVGQLTSFSLYLSQLIWPMFAFGWLMNILQRGNAAIGRLYELLSLPDTIEDTGQLTPHGHEIAIESLTFTYPETRQPSLVDINVTLPEQRVLGIAGPTGAGKSTLLQLLMRYWEVENGVITLNDIPLRELSLHALREQFAYVPQDAFLFSTSILENIRMGKPDASDEDIYEAARLAAIHDDIVQFPEGYHTLVGERGVTLSGGQRQRVSIARALISDAAILILDDALSAVDVGTEQTIIRHLKQRESQSVIIVTHRLSAIEHANEIIVLSHGRIAERGTHQQLSQSNGWYSQMVAYQQMKQALDKDYHDEE; from the coding sequence ATGCTACTTTTCCAACGCTTAGGCTGGTTTTTCCGGCGCTATTGGCATACCTATTCGCTCGCGCTCACGATGCTATTTATCGTCGGACTGCTGAATATGGCAATCCCTTGGGTCATCGGCCGCTCAGTGGATCAAATTCTTGCGACCCACAGCATGGACAATACCCGACACTACCTCATCATTCTTTTACTCTGTGGTATTGCGATCTACTTACTGCGCTATGGATGGCGACGACTTTTATTTGGTACCTCTTTTCATCTCGCTAACCTTTTCCGTCGGCAGTTTTATCAACGATTAACCAAGCAAGGCCAAGCCTTTTATAGTGCCCACTCAACCGGCGATTTAATGGCTCGAGCCACCAATGATATCGATGCGGTGGAGTCGGCGGCCGGGGAAGGAATACTCTCTGGTTTTGATGGTATGAGTACGTTCATTCTCGTCGTCATTATGATGTTTGTCTTTATTGATTGGCGTTTAGCCACAGTCGCATTGATCCCTTTCCCCTTCATGGGCGTTTTCTTCTATCGTTTATCCAGCACGATTCATCATCAATTTCGCGATACCCTAGATAAATTCTCGACGTTGAACGAACAAACTCAGCAAGCCATCGTGGGAGTGAGAATGATCAAAGCGATGGGTCGTGAAGAAATTGAAAAGCAGCAATTTGATCATATCGCTGAGCAAGCGGCACACAGCAATTATCATGTGGAGCGCTCAGAAGCTAAATTTGATCCCGTGATTCAAGTCAGCTTGGGCTCCTCAATGCTACTGACCCTGCTAATGGGCGGGTGGCTGATTCATCAAGATCAGTTAACCGTCGGGCAACTAACCAGTTTTAGTTTGTATTTATCACAATTGATTTGGCCGATGTTTGCCTTTGGCTGGCTCATGAATATTCTCCAGCGCGGCAACGCCGCAATCGGCCGTTTATACGAACTACTGTCACTGCCCGATACGATTGAAGATACTGGTCAACTTACTCCGCATGGCCATGAAATCGCCATTGAGTCGCTGACATTCACCTATCCCGAGACTCGGCAACCCAGCTTGGTCGATATCAATGTCACACTACCAGAGCAACGGGTTCTGGGCATTGCGGGGCCAACCGGAGCAGGTAAGTCGACCTTATTACAATTATTAATGCGTTATTGGGAAGTCGAAAACGGCGTGATCACACTCAACGACATCCCTTTGCGAGAACTCTCGTTACATGCGCTGCGCGAACAATTTGCCTACGTGCCACAAGATGCCTTTTTATTCAGTACCTCAATTTTAGAAAACATTCGGATGGGGAAACCTGACGCCAGTGACGAAGACATCTATGAAGCCGCTAGGCTAGCCGCCATTCATGATGACATTGTGCAGTTTCCAGAAGGCTATCACACCTTAGTCGGCGAACGAGGTGTCACGTTATCTGGCGGGCAAAGACAACGTGTCTCGATTGCGCGTGCTCTCATCAGTGACGCCGCCATTCTAATTTTGGATGATGCGTTATCCGCCGTCGATGTGGGTACCGAGCAGACCATTATTCGCCATTTAAAACAACGGGAATCGCAAAGTGTCATCATCGTGACTCACCGCCTCTCTGCGATTGAACACGCCAATGAAATTATCGTGCTCTCCCACGGTAGAATTGCCGAACGGGGCACCCATCAACAACTCAGTCAAAGCAATGGTTGGTATTCTCAAATGGTCGCGTATCAACAAATGAAGCAAGCGTTAGATAAGGACTATCATGACGAAGAATAA